CGGCTACGGCAAGCTCGAAATCCTTTGGCTGGATGGTGGCTGGGTGCGGCCGCTGGGGCAGCAGACCAAAGAATCTTTGTCCTGGAGTAAAACGTTGCCACAGGACCAGGATATTGATATGGGACGGATCACTGCTATGGCGCGGAGCCACCAGCCTGGATTGATTGTGGTAGACCGTAGTGTGCACGGGCCGTATGAAAATTACCGTACGCCGGAGCAGGAGATCCCGGAAAAGCCGTTGAGCTATCCCTGGGAAACCTGTATGACCATGGGAAGTTCCTGGTCTTACGTACCGGATGATAAATATAAATCTGTGAACACCATCGTTCACAACCTGGTGGATATTGTGGCCAAAGGCGGCAACTATTTGCTGAATGTAGGTCCCGGCCCGGATGGAGAGCTACATGCGCAGGCTTACACTACCATGAAGGGAATCGGCGCCTGGATGAAGATAAACGGGGAGGCTATTTATGGCACCCGTGCGGTGGCGCCTTATAAAGATGGCAAGGTGTGTTTTACCCGCAACAAGAAAGATGGCAGCGTTTACGCGATCTATCTGCTGGATGAAAACGAAAAATTACCTGCTTCCATCACTTTTAAGGGGATGATTCCGGCAAAAGGGACCCGTTTGGAGGTGTTAGGAACTAAAAATAAATTAATGTGGAAAACTACAACGGAAGGGGTAGTGGTAAAAATGCCTGAAAGTGTTCGTCAGAAAGACTGGAAGCATGCTGTGGCCATCAGGATTCCGGCTGTGGATAAGATGTGATATTTATGTGAATAGCAGGTGAATAAACAAAAAGTCAGGCTGCCGCTTACCCGCGGTAGCCTTTTTTTTGTTTTATAGTAGAACACTTTTACCAAAGGGAGTCATATGAACAACAACCTGCATAAAAATCCGCAACTGAGCACCAATATCAACAAGAATCCCAGAATCTTACTTGTAGAGGACGACATGGTGTATGGTAACATTGTAAAGAAGAACCTGGAAGAAGTTGGATATCGGGTAGAACATTGTTTTGACGGCCAGCAAGGCTGGGAAAAATTTCAGCAAACACGTTATGATCTTTGTCTGGTAGACATTGTACTGCCAAAAATGAATGGTTTTGAGCTGGCACACGAAATCCGCAAGAAAACAACGCTAACCCCCATTTTCTTCTTTTCTTCCGAGCGAACGATGGACGGGGACCGTATGGGTGGTTTTGATCTTGGCGCCGACGGCTACCTGGTGAAGCCATTCAGCTTGCCGGAGCTGCAATACCGCATCCTTTCCTTTCTGAAATGGACCAGGCCCATTAAGACAGAACTCCTTATCGGCCATTCCTTTGGCCAGTTCATCTTCCATTACCGGAAGCTGAAGGTGTATGATAAGGATATTACCGGCGCCATTGGTAAAATTTCCCCGACAGAAGCCAAAGTGCTCCGCTACTTCTTTTCCCGTCCCAATATCATCATCAAACGTGATGAACTGCTGCTGAAGGTGTGGGGTAAAGATGATTTTTATTCCAGCCGTACGATGGATGTATTCCTCGGCAAGGTGCGCAAACAGCTGAAAATTGAACCACGTATTGAACTGGAAACAATTCATAACGTTGGTATCCGCCTGAATGTGCCCGAAGACCTGAAGGTCGAAAAGATTACGATCCCGCTTAATAATTCTATGTTGTAGTTTTGGTGTTTCCTATTTATAAGCATGGCAGGACCTTCCAGGGTCCGCCATGCTTTTTTGTATGCTTATAAGTATTTCATTTCCTGCTTTTCTTTCAGATTATATTAAATCGTAACTTTAAGCCCGATGGAAACAGTGGTAGTTCAAAAATATAATTTAGACGAAGAGCAGGAAAAGAAAGAGATAGTCCGGCATTACCGCGCTTTATTAAGGGCATTGAAACCCCGTTTGAAAAAAGGCGACCGGGAGCTGGTACGCACTGCTTTTGAAATGGCAGCAGATGCCCATAAGGAAATGCGGCGCAAATCCGGTGAACCTTATATTCTGCATCCCCTGGCCGTAGCACAGATTTGTGTGGAAGAAGCCGGACTGGGCGTACGTTCAGCCATTTGTGCCTTACTGCATGATACCGTGGAAGACACAGAGGTGACCCTGGAAGACGTATCCCGTGAATTTGGTAATGAGATCGCCCACATCGTGGATGGCCTCACCAAAATATCTACCGTCATTGATTCCAGTACCAGCA
The Chitinophaga sp. MM2321 DNA segment above includes these coding regions:
- a CDS encoding alpha-L-fucosidase, which gives rise to MRKLWMALGCVWMCVNAANAQSGESPYVPETDQAVIQKLDEWQDWKFGMIVHWGAYSQWGVVESWSICPEDEPWTSRKFPKMPYFEYLQKYEALAKSFNPTHFAPEHWAKAAKDAGMKYLVFTTKHHDGFCMFDTKQTDYKVTAPDGAFSKNPRANIAKEVFEAFRKEGIHAGAYFSKPDWHSDAYWWDYFPPKDRNVNYDVKKYPERWNQFKQFTYNQIEELMTGYGKLEILWLDGGWVRPLGQQTKESLSWSKTLPQDQDIDMGRITAMARSHQPGLIVVDRSVHGPYENYRTPEQEIPEKPLSYPWETCMTMGSSWSYVPDDKYKSVNTIVHNLVDIVAKGGNYLLNVGPGPDGELHAQAYTTMKGIGAWMKINGEAIYGTRAVAPYKDGKVCFTRNKKDGSVYAIYLLDENEKLPASITFKGMIPAKGTRLEVLGTKNKLMWKTTTEGVVVKMPESVRQKDWKHAVAIRIPAVDKM
- a CDS encoding response regulator transcription factor — encoded protein: MNNNLHKNPQLSTNINKNPRILLVEDDMVYGNIVKKNLEEVGYRVEHCFDGQQGWEKFQQTRYDLCLVDIVLPKMNGFELAHEIRKKTTLTPIFFFSSERTMDGDRMGGFDLGADGYLVKPFSLPELQYRILSFLKWTRPIKTELLIGHSFGQFIFHYRKLKVYDKDITGAIGKISPTEAKVLRYFFSRPNIIIKRDELLLKVWGKDDFYSSRTMDVFLGKVRKQLKIEPRIELETIHNVGIRLNVPEDLKVEKITIPLNNSML